The segment CGCACCACCCCAAGACGCTTGTTCGGCGAAGGTCATCACCGCATCGTGTTCGGGAATTTGTCGCGAGGATTTGCCAGGCAAGAACGCCACCAACACACAAGCGGCCAGGGCCATCGCGACCGCCGCCCAAGCGAGCGTACGTTGCGATCCCGGAGTGAGCGATGACGTGTCGTGTCCGGTGCCGGGTTCGATCCTGGTCCGCTGCGGTCGTGAGGAAAACGAATGCGTGTCCGTGTCGATACGATCATTGCCATGGACCGCTTGGCCACGGAAGCATTCGACCAGGGTGGCGGATTGTTCCTGGAATTCGATGAACCAGCGTCGCAGTTCCGGGCTCCGCTGTAACGACTTGTCGAACTGTTCCAGTTCCTCCGGTGACATCGCACCGTCTTGGAACATCGTCGCAGCACGCAGAAAGTCTTCGTAGGACATCGGTGATGATGAATCGTGACGGTTCATACCGTTTCGGCCTCCATTCGACGACGGACACATTCCGCCAAAGCTTTGTGGATACGCGCGATCGCTTGGTAAGCGGACGCGATTTTGGCGTCCATGAAGCTGGCGATTTCTTTGCCCGACCGGTTCTCGAAATACCGCATGCGGACAATTTGGCGACTGCGTTCGGACAGTGATTCGATGCACTGGGACAACGCGTCAACGCGGTCGTTGTCCGGAACCAAGGACGTTTCGGTCCACTCGGATTCCAAGATCGACATCGCTTCGTCGGACAACCCGACGTAGCGGCCTTCACGAGTGCGAATGACGTCGATGGCTCGGTTTCGCGATGCCACACGAAACCAGTTCATCAGGTGTTGCGGAGACTCCAATTTGCCGACTTGGCCGATGGCTTTCACGCAGACTTCCTGATAGACGTCTTCGGCTAAGTGGAAATTGCGAGTCACCGTGGCGATGTGTGCCGTCAACGGCAGTCGCTGGCGCAGGACGATTTCGGTGATTTCTTCGGTGGTTAACATTCGTTGCCTCTCACTGGCTGGTACGAACGTCGCACCTCGTTCTATACGC is part of the Crateriforma spongiae genome and harbors:
- a CDS encoding sigma-70 family RNA polymerase sigma factor, which produces MLTTEEITEIVLRQRLPLTAHIATVTRNFHLAEDVYQEVCVKAIGQVGKLESPQHLMNWFRVASRNRAIDVIRTREGRYVGLSDEAMSILESEWTETSLVPDNDRVDALSQCIESLSERSRQIVRMRYFENRSGKEIASFMDAKIASAYQAIARIHKALAECVRRRMEAETV